In one window of Desulfobacterales bacterium DNA:
- a CDS encoding ATP-binding protein gives MIPRTIAPKILQYSKQYPVVTITGPRQSGKTTLCKMLFPDIPYVSLESIEERSFATSDPKGFLDRFQDGAVLDEIQRTPDLLSYIQVRVDETQKNGQFIITGSQNFELLNTVSQSLAGRTAIARLLPFSFEEVLSHQSLGSIDQLLYTGFYPRIYDEQLNPTEALAFYFNTYIERDLRLLINIKDLSRFETFLKLCATRCGQVVNFSALGNDCGVNHNTIKSWLSILEASYIVKLLPPYYSNLGKRLIKAPKLYFIDSGLAAFLLGIQKVEHVLTHPLRGVLFENLIVSEFLKKRFNQGKTDNLYFLRDSKGREVDILLDYGSYIDMVEIKSSKTIAEDLFKGLIYFKNLYTQTRNCFLVYGGDQSRVQKDIQIVPWNTIASFEIQ, from the coding sequence ATGATTCCGAGAACCATTGCCCCCAAAATACTTCAATATTCCAAGCAATACCCGGTTGTCACCATAACCGGCCCTAGGCAATCAGGAAAAACCACCCTTTGCAAAATGCTTTTCCCTGATATCCCTTATGTATCGCTGGAAAGTATTGAAGAGCGTAGCTTTGCCACATCCGATCCTAAAGGATTTCTGGACCGCTTTCAGGATGGCGCCGTATTGGACGAAATCCAGCGAACCCCTGATTTGCTCTCATACATACAAGTTAGGGTCGATGAGACGCAAAAAAACGGTCAGTTTATCATAACCGGAAGTCAGAATTTTGAACTGCTCAACACTGTCAGCCAATCGCTGGCCGGTCGAACTGCAATTGCCCGACTCCTCCCTTTCTCCTTTGAAGAAGTTTTATCCCATCAGTCGCTTGGATCCATAGACCAACTGCTTTATACCGGTTTTTATCCGCGAATCTATGATGAACAACTCAACCCTACAGAGGCGTTGGCCTTTTACTTTAATACGTATATTGAAAGAGATTTGCGGTTGCTGATTAATATTAAAGACTTGTCTCGCTTTGAAACATTTCTCAAACTTTGTGCAACTCGTTGCGGACAGGTGGTTAATTTTTCAGCACTGGGAAATGACTGTGGGGTCAATCACAATACGATCAAAAGCTGGCTTTCAATTTTGGAGGCCAGCTATATTGTCAAACTCCTTCCGCCTTACTACAGCAACTTAGGAAAACGATTGATCAAAGCCCCGAAGCTGTATTTTATCGATTCGGGTTTAGCGGCCTTCCTGCTTGGAATACAAAAAGTCGAGCATGTGCTTACCCATCCATTGCGAGGGGTATTATTTGAAAATTTAATCGTTTCAGAATTTCTAAAAAAAAGATTCAACCAGGGAAAAACGGACAATCTTTACTTCCTGCGTGACAGTAAAGGCCGTGAGGTGGATATCCTGTTGGATTATGGATCATATATTGACATGGTTGAGATAAAATCAAGCAAGACAATTGCGGAAGACTTATTTAAAGGACTGATTTACTTTAAGAACCTTTACACACAAACAAGGAATTGTTTCCTCGTATATGGCGGTGATCAATCCAGGGTACAGAAAGATATCCAAATTGTGCCGTGGAACACAATTGCATCTTTTGAAATTCAATAA
- a CDS encoding MBL fold metallo-hydrolase translates to MNDSIPPKITPADVPNCHISVCVLASGSKGNAIYISNGETAILLDAGLSGIEIERRLTSRGLSPHTLDAIIVSHEHNDHIQGVGILSRRFGLPVYMNRKTGRAALSLLGNLNDQQFFECGSPFSVKTLTIQPFSVSHDAQDPAGFTVQQNGSKIGIATDLGIATSMVKDHLKNCNLMVIEANHDPVMLLEGPYPWPLKQRIKSRSGHLSNSDTKQLLQELKHDALEHVILAHLSETNNTPQKALSEVGQAFSDCNARLTVATQDVCGSMFEIY, encoded by the coding sequence ATGAACGACTCTATTCCACCTAAAATAACGCCCGCCGACGTTCCTAACTGCCACATCTCCGTCTGTGTCCTGGCAAGCGGCAGCAAAGGCAACGCGATCTATATCTCCAACGGGGAAACCGCGATCCTGCTGGACGCGGGCCTTTCCGGAATTGAAATCGAGCGGCGCTTAACCTCCCGGGGGCTTTCTCCCCATACACTCGACGCCATCATCGTATCCCACGAACACAATGATCACATTCAGGGCGTCGGCATCCTTTCGCGCCGATTCGGCCTGCCGGTTTACATGAACCGCAAAACCGGGCGGGCGGCTTTATCCCTGCTGGGCAATCTCAATGACCAGCAGTTTTTTGAATGCGGGTCGCCATTCAGCGTAAAAACGCTGACAATCCAGCCCTTTTCAGTCTCCCACGACGCCCAGGATCCGGCCGGGTTTACCGTCCAGCAGAACGGCTCTAAAATCGGGATCGCCACGGATCTGGGCATTGCCACATCCATGGTGAAAGACCATCTGAAAAATTGCAATTTGATGGTCATCGAAGCCAACCATGACCCGGTCATGCTGCTGGAAGGCCCCTACCCCTGGCCGCTCAAACAGCGCATTAAAAGCCGCAGCGGCCACCTGTCCAACAGCGACACCAAACAACTGCTGCAGGAATTAAAACACGACGCCCTGGAGCATGTGATTCTGGCGCATCTGAGCGAAACCAATAACACCCCCCAGAAAGCCCTCAGTGAAGTCGGGCAGGCCTTCAGCGATTGCAACGCCCGGCTTACGGTTGCGACTCAAGACGTTTGCGGATCCATGTTTGAAATTTATTGA
- the dut gene encoding dUTP diphosphatase — protein sequence MMEAPTINITRLRPDSDGDIPLPQYMTSQAAGLDVCAAICDDLVLEPGAITLIPTGFSIAIPEGFEAQIRPRSGLAVKHGIGLINSPGTIDADYRGEVMIAVINMGKKSHTFHRGDRIAQMVINRVFKATLNVVAKLDETDRNTGGFGHTGIK from the coding sequence ATGATGGAAGCCCCCACGATAAATATCACCCGCCTGCGGCCGGATTCCGACGGGGACATCCCCCTGCCGCAGTATATGACTTCCCAGGCAGCCGGCCTGGATGTCTGCGCCGCCATCTGCGATGATCTGGTTTTGGAACCCGGGGCGATTACGTTGATCCCCACAGGTTTTTCCATCGCCATCCCCGAAGGATTTGAGGCCCAGATCAGGCCCAGAAGCGGTCTGGCCGTCAAGCACGGCATCGGTCTGATCAACTCACCCGGAACCATCGATGCCGACTATCGCGGCGAAGTGATGATCGCCGTTATCAACATGGGGAAAAAAAGCCATACCTTTCATCGCGGGGACCGCATCGCCCAGATGGTCATCAACAGGGTCTTTAAGGCCACGCTCAACGTTGTCGCAAAGCTCGACGAAACCGATCGCAATACCGGCGGATTCGGCCATACCGGTATCAAATAA
- a CDS encoding pitrilysin family protein, with product MNPEVNKTVLNNGIRILTRKMPHVRSVSMGVWVNVGARDEAPPENGLSHFIEHMIFKGTRKRTGYQIAKEFDAIGGHTNAFTAMEHTCYHAKVLDTHLETMADILSDIFLNSIFDGAEVEKERPVILQEIGMLEDSPDEYIHLLAGNAFWGDNPLGRSILGSPENIRRFDADMIKTFFSRLYQPDRIIISMAGNLEHDRIVELVGPAFQSIQPGNGFPERTTPQGRSPVTLNHKDLEQVHICVNTQGLSASDPRRFSLFLMNTILGGNMSSRLFQEIRERRGLAYNVYSFVSSHVDTGIFGVSAAVAPDKVEETTALIIKEMQRLTTEPVLLPELQAAKEFTKGNLLLASESTDSQMVRMAQNELYWERFLPLEEVIQGVDRVSAEDIFDLAAALFKPRPPALTILGPIEDQISFEHILNPGVAATQH from the coding sequence ATGAACCCGGAAGTGAATAAAACGGTCCTAAACAACGGCATCCGGATTCTGACCCGGAAAATGCCCCATGTCCGCAGTGTTTCCATGGGGGTCTGGGTCAATGTGGGGGCCCGGGATGAAGCCCCCCCGGAAAACGGGCTTTCCCATTTTATTGAGCACATGATCTTTAAAGGCACCCGCAAGCGAACCGGCTATCAAATCGCAAAGGAGTTTGACGCCATCGGGGGCCACACCAATGCGTTTACGGCCATGGAGCACACCTGCTACCACGCCAAGGTTCTGGACACCCACCTTGAGACCATGGCCGACATTCTTTCGGATATCTTCTTAAATTCCATTTTTGACGGCGCCGAGGTCGAAAAAGAGCGGCCGGTCATACTGCAGGAAATCGGCATGCTGGAAGACAGCCCGGACGAGTACATCCACTTGCTTGCCGGAAATGCCTTCTGGGGCGACAACCCCCTGGGGCGATCGATCCTGGGTTCGCCTGAGAATATCCGGCGATTTGATGCGGATATGATTAAAACCTTTTTCTCCCGGTTGTATCAGCCCGACCGGATCATTATCTCCATGGCGGGCAATCTGGAGCATGACCGGATTGTCGAATTGGTGGGTCCCGCTTTCCAGTCGATTCAACCCGGCAACGGTTTTCCGGAACGAACTACCCCCCAAGGCCGCTCTCCGGTTACATTGAATCATAAAGATCTGGAGCAGGTGCATATTTGCGTGAACACGCAAGGCCTGTCCGCCTCAGACCCCCGGCGATTCAGCTTGTTTCTGATGAACACCATTCTGGGCGGCAATATGAGCTCGCGCCTGTTTCAGGAAATCCGGGAAAGAAGAGGTCTGGCTTACAATGTATACTCGTTTGTTTCATCCCATGTCGACACCGGCATCTTCGGGGTCTCTGCTGCAGTTGCCCCCGACAAAGTAGAGGAGACAACCGCATTAATCATCAAGGAAATGCAGCGCCTGACAACCGAACCGGTCCTGTTGCCTGAACTTCAGGCCGCAAAGGAATTTACCAAGGGCAATCTGCTCCTGGCTTCCGAAAGCACCGACAGTCAAATGGTCCGGATGGCGCAAAATGAACTCTACTGGGAGCGCTTTCTGCCCCTGGAGGAAGTCATTCAGGGCGTTGACAGGGTTTCTGCTGAGGACATCTTTGATTTAGCTGCCGCCCTTTTTAAGCCGAGGCCCCCGGCCTTGACGATCCTCGGTCCCATAGAAGATCAAATTTCCTTTGAGCATATCCTTAACCCTGGGGTTGCAGCTACACAACATTAA